The genomic window TGATTTTTTTCGCTAATTCTTCATCGTTAGTCAAAATCATCCCGCCACGAGGTCCTCGTAATGTTTTATGTGTAGTCGTTGTTGTGATATCTGCGTAAGGGATCGGGCTTGGATGCACGCCAGCTGCCACTAGACCTGCAATATGTGCCATATCGACCATCAATTTTGCTCCGACTTCATCGGCGATTTCTCTGAACTTTTCAAAATCGATCGTTCGGCCATATGCACTTGCTCCTGCTACGATCAGCTTTGGTTGGTGTTTTCTAGCTAAGATACGTACAACGTTGTAGTCAATGACTTCTGTTGTTGGATCTACGCCATAAGCCACGAAGTTATAGGTTTTTCCGCTAAAATTGACAGGAGAGCCATGTGTCAAATGTCCACCAGCTGAAAGATCCATTCCGAGGATCGTATCTCCTGGTTCAACTAGAGCAAGGTATGCCGCTGTATTGGCTTGTGAGCCAGAATGTGGTTGGACGTTGACAAATTTCGCATCAAATAATTCTTTTGCGCGATCGATTGCCAGATTCTCAACGATATCCACAAATTCACAGCCACCATAATAGCGACGACCTGGATAACCTTCTGCGTACTTATTCGTCAAAATACTTCCTTGTGCCGCCATCACAGCTTCAGAGACAAAGTTTTCAGAAGCGATCAGTTCCAGATTATATTCTTGTCTTTCCTCTTCTTTTGCGATTGCCGCCCATAGATCAGGGTCAAACGTTTTGTAGTCTACCACAAACAACAACTCCTTTTCATTATGTGTCAACATCTCTAAATTTCAAATGAATGTTCAGTATATTTGACTTTTTTTGATGCTAACCTGCGCTTACTAGTTAAGAATACGAACATTAATTCTCAAATAGCAATTTTAGTTTGTTTCCTAGATTGTATCATAGAATGATTTTGCAGCAATCACTTCTGGATCATTTTTTAAAATAATTTTGTCCTGCGGCTTTTTTCAGCCGATTCATATACGCAATTCCTAGACCTTCTTCAGGTGCGACTTGCACTAAAATCAAATCAAGTGCTAATCGCTCATCGTCCAAGCCACGTAATCCTGCAAATAGTCCTTTTGTGGCAGCTTCTACTGAATCATCGTAATACATGTAAATTGCTGCGACGTCTTTACGGACTTGTTCAGCAATCATCGGTCCAGCTAAAACTCCTGTCCGTAGTCCTTGTTCTTTCGTCCAGGCAATCGCCTCTGACCAATCCTCTTCTTCGACCATCAATACTCGTGTATCTGGTGAGTAATGTTTGTATTTCATTCCAGGAGATTTTGGCGTTTCTGATTCTTTTACTAAATGCCGATCTGTTGCGACTGGACTCTTGACTACTGCTTCTAGCTGTTCTTTCGTGATCGCTCCTGGTCGTAAGATCATTGGTGGTGCAGATGGATCACTTAAATCGATCACTGTCGATTCCACACCGATTCTTGTTGCCCCGTCGTCAATGATTCCTGTGATTTTTCCGTTTAGATCATGAAAGACATGGTCTGCTGTGGTCGGACTTGGTTTCCCTGAAGTATTGGCACTTGGACCTACAAGTGGTACACCTGCTAATTGGATCAATTCTAATGTTTTTTTGTTATCTGGCATACGAAATGCAGCTGTGGATAACCCTCCTGTGACAATCCCCGGTAAACTCCCTTTTTTGATTTGAAAGATCAAAGTCAGTGGTCCTGGCCAGAAGTTTTTCACAATTTGCTCTGTTAGTGGGTGAAAGTTGTCCACAAACTCTTTTACTTGTTCAAACGAAGCCACATGGACGATCAATGGGTTGTCTTGTGGCCGACCTTTCACTGTAAAGACTTGCTTGACTGCTTCTGGTAAAAGAGCATTAGCGCCTAGTCCGTAGACAGTTTCCGTTGGAAAAGCGACTAGATTTCCTGCTGCTAATTCCTTGGCAGCTTCATTCAGTTGTGTTTCATCATATTTTCTTGTTTCCACAGTCTATCCACATCCTCTTTTTTCAAAATCCTTGTTTTATCCCATTTCTTCTTCTAGTTATACACAAATTGTTGATAACTAGTTTGTCAATAGTGGATAAGTATGTTGATAACTAAAATATTCGTTTTCATCCTTATCAAATCAGTGTTTTTTTATTATAAAAAAACAGAAAAAAATTTTTTCATCCACAAATCAATCAGTGACAAAAATCATGCGATCATTGCCTGACAGATCTTTTTTGATCCGTACTTTTTTTGTAGGAAAGGCTTGTTGCATGATTTCTTTGACTGCTTCTCCTTGTTGGAAACCGATCTCTAAAAATAGTTGTCCATCACTGGCTAAGACTTGTGCAGCTTCCTGTGCGATTTTTTGATAGATCGCTAAACCTTCTTCTTCAGCAAATAATGCCATCTTGGGTTCAAAGGTTCGCACGCTTTCATCCATCACTGCCCATTCTGAGCGACTGATGTATGGGGGATTTGAAATGATGACATCAAAGGTTTGATCCATGACAGGTTCTAACGTATTGCCATGATAAAAATCGATGGTCGTTTGTTCATTTTCTGCATTTTCCTTCGCTACAGCTAGTGCTTCTAAAGATAAGTCAATGGCTGAGACGTGCCAGTTCTTTCTTGCGGCTTTTAAACTGATTGCGATTGCTCCTGTCCCTGTACCGATATCTACTACATTTAATGTTTTTTCACTTGTTTCAGCTAAACAAAGTGCAACTAATTCTTCCGTTTCTGGTCGAGGGATTAAGGTTGCTTCCGTGACTTTCAAGCGGTGATCGAAAAATTCAGCATAACCTAATAAATAGTGAGGCGGATAATGTTGCGCTAGTCGTTTCATATCTGCATCGATCATAGCTTGATCCTCGGTTGTGATTGGTTCATTCATCCGCATGAGCCAATCAAGCTTTGTCCACTGCTTCCTTTCGAGAAAGACAAATTGGATATTATAGCCTTCCACGCCTTGTTCTTCTAAAAAAGAAGAAGCCCGTGTGAGGACTTCTCGATAGGTTTTATCCATTTTGCATCTCTTCCAACTTAGATGTTTGATCATACACGATCAATGCGTCAACGATCTCATCTAGTTTTCCAGCTAAAATCTGATCTAATTTTTGGATCGTCAAACCAATACGATGGTCTGTCACACGATTTTGCGGGAAATTATAGGTACGGATACGCTCTGAACGATCGCCAGTTCCTACCGCAGATTTACGATTCGCATCATATTCGCTTTGCGCTTCTTGTTGGATTTTATCATAGACGCGCGCACGTAAGACTTTCATCGCTTTCTCACGGTTTTTCAATTGTGAACGTTCATCTTGCATCGCTACCACGATCCCTGTTGGCAAGTGTGTCAAACGTACCGCAGATGCTGTTTTGTTGACGTGCTGTCCACCAGCTCCAGAAGCATGGTAAATATCGATACGGATATCTTTGTCCGCCAATTCGATTTCTACTTCTTCTGCTTCAGGCATGACGACGACTGTTGCTGTTGATGTATGGATCCGTCCTTGAGATTCTGTTGAAGGTACGCGTTGGACACGATGTGCGCCACTTTCATATTTTAATTTCGAGTAAACATTCTCACCTGAGATCATCATGATGACTTCTTTGTAGCCGCCGATTCCTGTAACACTTGCTTCTAAAACTTCTGTTTTCCAGCCTTGTCCTTCCGCATATCGTTGATACATCGAGAATAGATCGCCAGCAAATAGTGCAGCTTCGTCTCCTCCAGCAGCTCCTCGAATCTCCATGATGATGTTTTTATCATCGTTTGGATCTTTTGGTAATAATAAAATCTTGATTTTTTCTTCTAGCTCTTCTTTTTCTTTTTTCAAATCAGCTAATTCTTCTTTAGCCATCTCTGCCATCTCATCGTCTAACTTTTCACCAAGCAGTTCTTCCGTATCTTTGATACCTTGAACAACTTCTTTGTAACGACGGTAGACTTCAACCGTTTCACGTGTGTTTGCTTCTTCTTTTGACAGCTGCATGAAACGTTTCGTATCTGAAATCACTTCTGGGTCACTCAGTAGTTCCCCAAGCTCTTCGTAACGGTCTTCGATTGATTGTAATTGATCGTACATGCTTAATCTCCTTCTGTGATCATCAATGGATGAAAATAGTGTTTCCGACATACTGGATAGTAGGCTTCGTTTCCGCCGATTTGGACTTGGTCGCCTTCGTATACCGGTGTTCCGTCTATATAGTGTAAATTCATCATTGCTTTTTTATGGCAGAACCAGCAGATCGTTTTCATTTCTTCGATTTTGTCTGCATAAAGCAATAAATACTTCGATCCTTCAAATAATTCATTTCTAAAATCATTTTTTAATCCGAATGCCATCACCGGAATATTTAGTTCATCAACGATTCTCGTGAATGCTAAGACATGTCCTTTTGTTAAGAACTGCGCTTCATCGATCAACACACAGTATGGTGGATGTTCCATCTGCTGGATGACTTCAAATACATCGGTCGTTTCAAAAATAGGGATTGCTTCACGTTTCAGGCCGATTCTGCTTGAAACTACGCCAACGCCATCTCTCGTATCGATTCCGCTGGTCATCAAAACAACCGGTTTATTTTGTTCCTCATAATTATGTGCAACTTTTAAAATTTCGATCGTCTTGCCGCTGTTCATTGCGCCATACTTAAAAAATAGTTGTGCCATGTCCTCATTCACCTTCCAGTTTGTTCCTATGGTATTATACTTGATTTTCAATCATTTTTACAGTGAGAATTTTTGAAAGGGATTTTCTATGGAAGAAATAGCCAAATTTATATTATAGAAAAAGAACTCAGACGCGATTCTTTTGGTATAATCGAATGAAAAATAAAGGAGGGCACTTATGTCCGAAATATTCCACCAAATGGCGAACCACTATGATACCCCCGAACGAATCCAATTAGCAGCCACGATTCGTTCAGCGATTGAAAAAGAATTTTCTGAACAGACTCATGACCAGAAATTGATCGATTACGGTGGAGGAACTGGTCTCGTCACGTTACCTCTTGCCTCACGTTTTAAAGAACTGATCATCATTGATTCAGCCGCAGGAATGTTGGCAATGGCTGACAAAAAAATTAAAGAGACAAATCAAGCAAATGTGCAAACGGTCGAAGTGGAAGCCACAATGGAGTTACCGGAAGAGAAAGCCGATATCCTTCTACTATCTTTAGTCTTGTTGCATATTCCAGAAACGAATGTCATTTTAAAACAGCTTTTTCACATGCTTCAGCCAAGTGGAAAACTTTATATCGTTGACTTCGATAAGAACGAAAACATCCAACATCCAAAAGTCCATAATGGCTTTGACCATGAGGAGTTGAGCGAACAATTAAAACTCGCTGGATTCAACTCAATTTCTATCCAAACATTTCATCACGGAAAAAAACTGTTTATGAAACAAGATGCTTCTTTGTTTTTAGCAATAGCTAACAAAGAATAGGGATTTTTTATTCAGAGGAAAAAACGAAGCATCTCAACAATATGCAAAAAGCCGAAAATATACGAAGCTATTTTCGGCTTTTGTGTATTTATATGTGCGTTCCTAAGTTGAATGTTGTCATCGCGAGGATCAACTAGTTTGACGTTTCTGTTGAAGAATCTGTGGACGCATCGGTTGAATTTCCGCTTGTTGATGGTTCTGTCATTAGCCCACTTAATACATTTTTGAAATCTTCATCTTTGATTTTGACATTTGCTTTTTTCAATTCATTACGCACAACTTCTTGTACGAATGTTGGATCTGCTATTTTTGTCTCTGTTGCTATTTTTTCTAGTTCTTCTTTATATTTCGACATATCATTGCCTTTTTCTTGTTGTTT from Enterococcus sp. DIV1094 includes these protein-coding regions:
- the glyA gene encoding serine hydroxymethyltransferase, coding for MVDYKTFDPDLWAAIAKEEERQEYNLELIASENFVSEAVMAAQGSILTNKYAEGYPGRRYYGGCEFVDIVENLAIDRAKELFDAKFVNVQPHSGSQANTAAYLALVEPGDTILGMDLSAGGHLTHGSPVNFSGKTYNFVAYGVDPTTEVIDYNVVRILARKHQPKLIVAGASAYGRTIDFEKFREIADEVGAKLMVDMAHIAGLVAAGVHPSPIPYADITTTTTHKTLRGPRGGMILTNDEELAKKINSAVFPGIQGGPLEHVIAGKAAAFKEALTPDFKEYSEQIIANAKAMAKVFNQSIGTRVISGATDNHLILIDVRDLELNGKEAEAILDSVHITVNKNSIPFETLSPFKTSGIRIGTPAITTRGFREEDAAKVAELIVKALQAKDDEAQLAEVRTSVRELTEKFPLYKK
- a CDS encoding L-threonylcarbamoyladenylate synthase, with amino-acid sequence METRKYDETQLNEAAKELAAGNLVAFPTETVYGLGANALLPEAVKQVFTVKGRPQDNPLIVHVASFEQVKEFVDNFHPLTEQIVKNFWPGPLTLIFQIKKGSLPGIVTGGLSTAAFRMPDNKKTLELIQLAGVPLVGPSANTSGKPSPTTADHVFHDLNGKITGIIDDGATRIGVESTVIDLSDPSAPPMILRPGAITKEQLEAVVKSPVATDRHLVKESETPKSPGMKYKHYSPDTRVLMVEEEDWSEAIAWTKEQGLRTGVLAGPMIAEQVRKDVAAIYMYYDDSVEAATKGLFAGLRGLDDERLALDLILVQVAPEEGLGIAYMNRLKKAAGQNYFKK
- the prmC gene encoding peptide chain release factor N(5)-glutamine methyltransferase: MDKTYREVLTRASSFLEEQGVEGYNIQFVFLERKQWTKLDWLMRMNEPITTEDQAMIDADMKRLAQHYPPHYLLGYAEFFDHRLKVTEATLIPRPETEELVALCLAETSEKTLNVVDIGTGTGAIAISLKAARKNWHVSAIDLSLEALAVAKENAENEQTTIDFYHGNTLEPVMDQTFDVIISNPPYISRSEWAVMDESVRTFEPKMALFAEEEGLAIYQKIAQEAAQVLASDGQLFLEIGFQQGEAVKEIMQQAFPTKKVRIKKDLSGNDRMIFVTD
- the prfA gene encoding peptide chain release factor 1; translation: MYDQLQSIEDRYEELGELLSDPEVISDTKRFMQLSKEEANTRETVEVYRRYKEVVQGIKDTEELLGEKLDDEMAEMAKEELADLKKEKEELEEKIKILLLPKDPNDDKNIIMEIRGAAGGDEAALFAGDLFSMYQRYAEGQGWKTEVLEASVTGIGGYKEVIMMISGENVYSKLKYESGAHRVQRVPSTESQGRIHTSTATVVVMPEAEEVEIELADKDIRIDIYHASGAGGQHVNKTASAVRLTHLPTGIVVAMQDERSQLKNREKAMKVLRARVYDKIQQEAQSEYDANRKSAVGTGDRSERIRTYNFPQNRVTDHRIGLTIQKLDQILAGKLDEIVDALIVYDQTSKLEEMQNG
- a CDS encoding thymidine kinase; protein product: MAQLFFKYGAMNSGKTIEILKVAHNYEEQNKPVVLMTSGIDTRDGVGVVSSRIGLKREAIPIFETTDVFEVIQQMEHPPYCVLIDEAQFLTKGHVLAFTRIVDELNIPVMAFGLKNDFRNELFEGSKYLLLYADKIEEMKTICWFCHKKAMMNLHYIDGTPVYEGDQVQIGGNEAYYPVCRKHYFHPLMITEGD
- a CDS encoding class I SAM-dependent methyltransferase; this encodes MSEIFHQMANHYDTPERIQLAATIRSAIEKEFSEQTHDQKLIDYGGGTGLVTLPLASRFKELIIIDSAAGMLAMADKKIKETNQANVQTVEVEATMELPEEKADILLLSLVLLHIPETNVILKQLFHMLQPSGKLYIVDFDKNENIQHPKVHNGFDHEELSEQLKLAGFNSISIQTFHHGKKLFMKQDASLFLAIANKE